From the Gymnogyps californianus isolate 813 chromosome 2, ASM1813914v2, whole genome shotgun sequence genome, one window contains:
- the NRN1 gene encoding neuritin, which yields MGLKLNGRYISLILAVQIAYLVQAVRAAGRCDAVFRGFSDCLLRLGDNMANYPQDLDDKRNLQTICAYWDDFHACTLTALTDCQEGATDLWEKLRRESKNLDFQGSLFELCGGGSGAAPSLLPPALPLLLAALWAALVTWLPF from the exons ATGGGACTTAAGTTGAACGGCAGATATATTTCTCTGATCCTTGCTGTACAGATAG cGTACCTGGTGCAGGCGGTGAGAGCGGCGGGGCGGTGCGATGCGGTCTTTAGGGGCTTCTCGGACTGTTTGCTGCGGCTGGGCGATAACATGGCCAACTACCCGCAGGACCTGGACGACAAGAGAAATCTCCAAACGATCTGCGC GTACTGGGATGATTTCCACGCCTGCACCCTCACAGCGCTCACCGATTGCCAGGAAGGAGCGACAGACCTCTGGGAGAAATTGAGACGGGAATCCAAAAACCTCGATTTCCAAGGCAGCTTATTTGAACTGTGCGGAGGCGGCAGCGGCGCGGCACCGTCCCTCCTCCCGCCGGCTTTGCCGCTGCTGCTGGCGGCTCTGTGGGCCGCGCTAGTGACCTGGCTGCCTTTCTAG